Proteins found in one Apostichopus japonicus isolate 1M-3 chromosome 16, ASM3797524v1, whole genome shotgun sequence genomic segment:
- the LOC139982701 gene encoding beta-1,3-galactosyltransferase 5-like, with translation MKERKLITLLIAMAVCLILIEICWSSLWGNARVLMEGIAELSSSNMSTPIITRGGDVENSNSYTNHTKRSSSNRPRFRHENLSFVECPPIKSFHNSEIVNPHDFELLQNEYDRCRRDANGELKSVFVMIMVASNPLNFKRRSVYRKLMQQAIKNRERRIQYVFLIGKTSNETINTKIDREIQTHRDILQEDFGDSSYNLTLKTIMGIKWAGVYCPEASWVMKCHDDVFINFHHLIESLETVDPTRKVLIGYRKLNDTPVRDPESKRFVPKEQFSRATYPPYVNGHSYVISGCLTTWLFKESLAVPYIPLEDVFVGIVAERLGISVLHSHIYFPEKLDNGVTYFYPGIAMHLKRPDNLDQYMKEYKTFLAQYNATHLYP, from the coding sequence ATGAAAGAACGAAAATTGATCACTCTTCTGATTGCGATGGCAGTGTGCTTGATCCTAATTGAAATCTGCTGGTCTTCTTTGTGGGGCAATGCGCGAGTTCTCATGGAGGGAATTGCAGAACTGTCGTCATCAAACATGTCAACTCCAATTATCACAAGAGGTGGTGATGTTGAAAATAGCAACAGCTACACAAACCACACAAAGAGAAGCTCTTCGAATAGACCGCGTTTCCGTCACGAAAATCTCAGTTTTGTAGAATGTCCACCAATCAAGTCTTTCCATAACTCAGAGATTGTGAATCCTCATGATTTCGAGCTGTTACAAAACGAATATGACCGTTGTCGTCGGGATGCTAACGGCGAGTTGAAATCGGTCTTCGTAATGATAATGGTGGCATCTAACCCACTTAACTTCAAACGAAGATCGGTTTATAGAAAGCTGATGCAACAGGCGATCAAAAATCGAGAGAGACGGATTCAATACGTGTTTTTAATTGGCAAGACGTCGAATGAAACGATCAACACAAAAATTGACCGAGAAATTCAAACCCATCGCGATATTTTACAGGAGGACTTCGGGGATTCGTCTTACAATTTAACTTTGAAAACAATCATGGGAATAAAGTGGGCCGGTGTATACTGTCCCGAGGCATCATGGGTAATGAAATGTCATGATGACGTTTTCATCAATTTCCATCATTTAATAGAGTCCTTGGAAACAGTCGATCCTACGAGAAAGGTCCTTATCGGTTACAGGAAATTAAATGACACGCCAGTGCGTGATCCAGAAAGCAAACGGTTTGTGCCCAAAGAGCAGTTCTCAAGAGCCACGTATCCTCCTTATGTAAATGGCCACAGTTACGTCATATCCGGATGTTTGACCACGTGGCTCTTTAAAGAGTCATTGGCTGTTCCTTATATACCTCTAGAAGACGTATTCGTTGGTATAGTAGCGGAGAGGTTAGGAATATCAGTTCTTCATAGTCATATATATTTCCCAGAGAAACTCGACAACGGGGTCACTTATTTTTATCCAGGGATCGCTATGCATCTGAAAAGACCTGATAACCTCGACCAATATATGAAAGAATATAAAACGTTTCTTGCTCAATATAATGCTACACACCTATACCCCTAG
- the LOC139983639 gene encoding uncharacterized protein, producing the protein MASNYNVTDTVTGEGYPITRYGSFKVGLANLLFMGVIIELATFFEYPIARIEELGNAGAAACLLMVRLMEMRGQIQPNDISPLLHALHRLDKLGIEKSVRDLFKSHTGIHYTEGYSETPINGKREVFVEALRKTYSRWYSKIQPIPYIRDRMFGVDEIYVENGIEIVEGGAHIPSKLDSFRDVFDKGIISSRNILLEGDPGYGKSTFALQAAYDWCAQKSSPSSFSPLRNFQVLILLPLRLLGSISSIYEAIRSILLPTDLELSEKDVKEILKYCKTVLFVFDGYDEYPDRNCDTVTDVHRIIEGDMFADFKVLTSTRSSSLLRNLYHRYVTVRLTGFNDVARNRYITKSVVPNDDAAATRIIGLLKENPILSDICQVPMFCVLFAHMAEKEDDRIELNSVTSFIKHIISCMYNHMWVKDRVPSSNRIVHDYVKLMKIAFEGLCSESQQSLQWSATMFKEAIGISCYNDLVKLGILIEEEKTVINYEPGIDVANFINDLQIVRFYHKLFAEWYAANHLSAVAGRFLKYPWLKSKFKQIHPFDLQFVFRFACGLNSRAAKRIIRYLQTVEGGQKFASLCFFEQAHEPGEVVKIVGGLYSTGMSIKLSDSRLLQRSNIQLLEIASLHEIPIPFLCLRQSFNTLRNGNIVLCSGLELPPRLMVTKINLKDDLRNNNTATDLPEDSVRQILTQGLRSAIFEELMIDGYLLPMTLSPESIPDGMRSKKFPVSWRPHDQLFHLNPQSGHWEMDDMKSLKRLCKFAFTINGSESTLKQRSTIQMLQIASRMGMPIALLELKQSFFNIEAGLMVLQSGLRFSCPSTVKDIWIEGRGEDMTNSYTMPDVLKHVCQVEHLEELRFDCGLLPQMIPVMSIPEKVSLKIVTVRWRPENSKWLTLCPTGQWKDEETGRLMTDIEYVVEAKKFRIKHRDQNWQRSAIRASMRS; encoded by the exons ATGGCTTCCAATTACAACGTCACAGATACTGTAACGGGTGAAGGGTACCCTATCACAA GGTATGGGAGTTTCAAGGTCGGTTTGGCTAATTTACTGTTTATGGGAGTAATTATTGAATTGGCAACCTTCTTCGAATATCCAATCGCAAGAATAGAGGAGCTTGGGAATGCCGGTGCCGCCGCATGTCTACTAATGGTCAGACTCATGGAAATGAGAGGTCAAATACAACCGAATGATATTAGTCCGCTTCTACATGCTTTACATAGACTTGACAAACTTGGTATTGAGAAATCGGTTAGGGATTTGTTTAAATCTCACACAGGCATACACTATACGGAAGGCTACTCTGAAACCCCGATAAATG GAAAACGAGAGGTGTTCGTTGAGGCATTGCGTAAGACTTACAGTCGATGGTACAGCAAGATTCAACCAATTCCATATATTCGAGATAGAATGTTCGGCGTTGATGAAATCTATGTAGAAAACGGTATAGAAATTGTCGAGGGAGGTGCACATATCCCGTCTAAACTGGACTCATTCCGGGATGTATTTGACAAAGGCATCATTTCTTCCAGGAATATATTATTAGAAGGAGACCCTGGCTACGGAAAATCAACCTTTGCTCTTCAGGCTGCTTACGATTGGTGCGCACAAAAATCTTcaccttcttctttttctccgCTGCGGAATTTCCAAGTCTTAATTCTGCTTCCATTGAGGCTTCTGGGAAGTATTTCATCTATATATGAAGCTATTCGTTCCATTCTCCTCCCAACAGACTTGGAATTAAGTGAAAAAGATGTTAAGGAAATACTGAAATACTGTAAGACAGTTTTATTTGTATTCGATGGATATGATGAATACCCTGATAGGAATTGTGATACTGTCACTGACGTCCATAGAATTATCGAAGGAGATATGTTTGCTGACTTTAAAGTTTTAACGTCCACAAGGTCATCTTCCTTGCTAAGGAATTTATATCATCGCTATGTTACTGTTAGGTTGACTGGATTTAATGATGTTGCTCGGAATAGATACATTACAAAATCAGTCGTTCCTAATGATGACGCGGCTGCTACGAGGATCATTGGTCTTCTCAAAGAAAATCCAATATTGAGTGACATTTGTCAAGTTCCAATGTTTTGCGTACTGTTTGCTCATATGGCTGAGAAGGAAGATGATAGAATCGAATTAAACTCGGTTACGAGTTTCATCAAGCATATTATAAGTTGCATGTATAACCATATGTGGGTAAAAGATAGAGTGCCAAGTTCCAATCGAATAGTACACGATTATGTGAAACTTATGAAAATTGCATTTGAAGGTCTTTGTAGTGAAAGCCAACAGAGTTTACAGTGGTCTGCAACCATGTTTAAAGAGGCGATTGGAATAAGTTGTTATAACGACTTAGTTAAGTTGGGAATTCTGATTGAAGAAGAGAAGACTGTAATCAATTATGAGCCAGGTATAGATGTCGCTAATTTTATTAATGATCTCCAAATTGTTCGCTTTTATCATAAACTGTTTGCTGAATGGTATGCTGCCAATCATTTGTCAGCAGTTGCCGGACGATTTTTAAAGTATCCTTGGCTGAAAAGCAAATTCAAACAAATACATCCTTTCGATCTTCAATTTGTATTTCGTTTTGCGTGCGGCCTTAACAGTAGAGCTGCAAAAAGGATCATCAGGTACCTGCAGACTGTCGAAGGAGGCCAGAAGTTTGCGTCACTTTGTTTCTTTGAACAGGCACATGAACCGGGGGAGGTTGTCAAGATAGTTGGAGGTCTTTATTCTACAGGCATGTCCATCAAATTATCTGATAGCAGGCTACTTCAAAGGTCAAATATCCAACTCCTTGAAATTGCATCATTGCATGAG ATCCCCATACCTTTCTTATGCTTAAGACAGTCATTCAACACTTTGAGAAATGGCAACATTGTACTGTGCTCAGGACTGGAGTTACCTCCCCGATTGATGGTAACAAAGATCAATTTGAAAGACGACCTAAGGAACAACAACACAGCGACCGATTTACCCGAGGATAGCGTTAGGCAGATATTGACGCAGGGACTTCGTTCTGCCATATTTGAGGAGTTGAT GATCGATGGCTATCTGTTACCAATGACTTTGTCCCCTGAGTCTATTCCAGACGGGATGAGATCCAAGAAATTTCCAG tTTCATGGCGTCCACACGATCAGCTCTTCCACTTGAACCCTCAATCTGGTCACTGGGAA ATGGATGATATGAAGTCTTTGAAACGACTTTGTAAATTTGCTTTCACCATCAATGGCTCCGAGTCGACGTTAAAACAAAGGTCTACCATACAGATGCTTCAAATTGCATCACGCATGGGA atgCCTATTGCTCTGTTGGAGCTCAAGCAATCTTTCTTTAATATTGAAGCTGGTCTCATGGTTCTCCAGTCGGGGCTTCGGTTTTCTTGTCCATCAACTGTTAAGGACATTTGGATCGAAGGGCGTGGAGAAGACATGACTAATTCATATACTATGCCTGACGTATTGAAGCATGTGTGTCAAGTAGAACATTTGGAGGAGCTCAG GTTTGACTGCGGTCTATTGCCACAGATGATTCCTGTAATGTCTATACCTGAGAAAGTTTCATTGAAGATAGTAACAG TTCGATGGCGTCCCGAAAATTCGAAGTGGCTAACACTCTGTCCCACCGGTCAATGGAAG GATGAGGAAACTGGCCGGCTCATGACCGACATTGAATATGTTGTTGAG
- the LOC139983841 gene encoding uncharacterized protein, translating into MVRCYILSTLLYASETWTLSKETENKIEAFEMWLYRKMLKVSYKDRMSNEEVLNRVSEERKLLSELKNRKMQYMGHILRSNGLQKQLLEGKVGSKRKRGRPRNTWLADIRNWTGKSLHDLARTAEDRTKWRTMASRASKGQGTI; encoded by the coding sequence ATGGTGAGATGCTACATCCTTTCAACCCTGCTGTATGCTTCAGAGACATGGACACTCTCTAAAGAGACAGAAAATAAGATTGAAGCCTTCGAGATGTGGCTGTATAGAAAGATGCTGAAAGTGTCCTACAAAGACAGGATGAGCAATGAGGAGGTACTTAACAGGGTGAGCGAAGAGAGGAAGCTACTATCAGAGTTGAAAAACAGAAAGATGCAGTATATGGGCCACATCTTGCGATCGAATGGGCTTCAGAAACAACTCCTTGAAGGGAAGGTGGGGAGCAAAAGGAAAAGAGGGAGACCAAGGAACACGTGGTTGGCAGACATCCGGAATTGGACAGGAAAAAGCCTACATGATCTGGCACGAACAGCGGAGGATAGAACGAAGTGGCGAACCATGGCATCCAGAGCCTCGAAGGGACAAggaaccatataa